In Citrobacter sp. RHB25-C09, the following proteins share a genomic window:
- the ubiI gene encoding FAD-dependent 2-octaprenylphenol hydroxylase has product MQSVDVAIVGGGMVGLAVACGLQGSGLRVAVLEQREPQPLAADAAPALRVSAINAASEKLLSRLGVWSDIVSRRASCYHGMEVWDQDSFGRIEFDDKSMGYSHLGHIVENTVIHYTLWQKAQQSADITLMAPAELQQVAWGENETFLTLKDGSMLTARLVIGADGANSWLRNKADIPLTYWDYGHHALVATIRTQEAHGAVARQAFHGEGILAFLPLSDPHLCSIVWSLSPEEAARMQQADEEEFNQALTIAFDNRLGLCRVESERQVFPLTGRYARQFAAHRLALVGDAAHTIHPLAGQGVNLGFMDAAELIDELKRLHRQGKDIGQYLYLRRYERSRKHSAAMMLAGMQGFRELFVGTNPAKKLLRDIGLKLADTLPGVKPQLIRQAMGLNDLPEWLR; this is encoded by the coding sequence GTGCAAAGTGTTGATGTAGCAATTGTTGGCGGCGGGATGGTGGGCCTTGCCGTTGCCTGCGGACTCCAGGGCAGCGGTTTACGGGTTGCTGTGCTTGAACAGCGAGAGCCGCAGCCGCTTGCAGCGGATGCCGCACCTGCGCTTCGCGTGTCGGCGATTAACGCTGCCAGCGAAAAACTGCTCAGCCGTCTTGGCGTATGGTCAGACATTGTTTCCCGCCGTGCCAGTTGCTATCACGGCATGGAAGTGTGGGATCAAGACAGCTTTGGCCGCATTGAATTTGACGACAAAAGCATGGGCTATAGCCACCTCGGACATATCGTCGAAAATACGGTGATCCATTATACACTCTGGCAAAAAGCACAGCAGTCTGCCGATATTACACTCATGGCGCCTGCGGAATTGCAGCAGGTGGCCTGGGGCGAAAATGAAACCTTCCTGACGCTAAAAGACGGTTCAATGCTGACGGCGCGCCTGGTGATTGGCGCAGACGGCGCGAATTCGTGGCTGCGTAATAAAGCAGATATTCCGCTGACGTACTGGGATTACGGTCACCATGCGCTGGTCGCGACTATTCGTACCCAAGAGGCACACGGCGCAGTGGCTCGCCAGGCGTTTCACGGTGAAGGCATTCTGGCATTTTTACCCTTAAGCGATCCGCACCTGTGTTCTATTGTCTGGTCGCTTTCGCCCGAAGAGGCTGCGCGCATGCAGCAGGCAGATGAGGAAGAATTTAACCAGGCGCTTACTATCGCGTTTGATAACCGCCTGGGGCTGTGCCGCGTGGAAAGCGAACGGCAGGTGTTCCCGCTGACCGGGCGATACGCGCGTCAGTTTGCTGCACATCGTCTGGCGCTGGTGGGTGATGCTGCGCATACCATCCATCCGCTGGCGGGGCAGGGGGTTAATCTCGGCTTTATGGATGCCGCTGAACTGATTGACGAGCTGAAGCGACTGCACCGTCAGGGTAAAGATATTGGGCAGTATCTCTATTTACGCCGCTATGAACGTAGCCGCAAACACAGTGCGGCGATGATGCTCGCAGGTATGCAGGGGTTCCGTGAACTCTTTGTGGGCACGAACCCAGCGAAAAAACTGCTACGTGATATCGGCCTGAAACTGGCAGATACCC
- the ubiH gene encoding 2-octaprenyl-6-methoxyphenyl hydroxylase, with protein sequence MSVIIVGGGMVGATLALAISRLSQGTLPVHLIEAANPEADSHPGFDARAIALAAGTCQQLARIGLWQTIADCATAIKTVHVSDRGHAGFVTLDADDYRLPALGQVVELHDVGLRLFALLRKAPGVTLHCPDRVANVARTEEQVSVTLESGLTINGRVMVAADGTRSALATACGVDWQQEPYDQLAVIANVTTSVPHGGRAFERFTQHGPLAMLPMTEGRCSLVWCHPLEQRDEILAWSDERFCHELQSAFGWRLGRITQAGKRSVYPLSLTTAAKAFSHRTVLVGNAAQTLHPIAGQGFNLGLRDVMSLAETVVQAHQSGEDPGDYKILSAYQTRRQPDREATVGITDSLVHLFANRWAPLVVGRNVGLMAMELTPPARDALAKRTLGWVAR encoded by the coding sequence ATGAGCGTAATCATTGTTGGCGGCGGAATGGTGGGCGCGACGCTGGCGCTGGCCATTTCCCGACTGAGTCAGGGAACGCTGCCCGTTCACCTGATTGAAGCGGCGAACCCCGAGGCAGACAGTCATCCCGGTTTTGATGCCAGGGCGATTGCGCTGGCGGCGGGCACCTGCCAACAACTGGCGCGCATCGGCCTGTGGCAGACGATTGCCGATTGTGCCACCGCCATTAAGACGGTACACGTGAGCGATCGCGGCCACGCGGGCTTTGTGACGCTCGATGCTGATGATTATCGTCTCCCCGCTCTGGGGCAGGTCGTCGAACTGCATGACGTGGGTTTGCGCCTGTTTGCGCTGTTGCGCAAAGCGCCGGGCGTCACGCTGCACTGCCCGGATCGCGTTGCTAACGTGGCGCGCACCGAGGAGCAGGTAAGTGTAACGCTGGAAAGCGGCCTGACTATCAATGGGCGCGTGATGGTGGCGGCAGACGGAACGCGTTCAGCGCTGGCAACGGCCTGCGGCGTTGACTGGCAACAAGAACCGTATGATCAGCTGGCGGTGATTGCCAACGTTACCACGTCGGTTCCCCATGGTGGCCGTGCCTTTGAGCGCTTTACGCAGCACGGGCCACTGGCAATGCTGCCGATGACTGAGGGCCGCTGTTCGTTGGTGTGGTGTCATCCGTTGGAGCAACGAGACGAAATCCTGGCCTGGTCTGATGAACGGTTCTGCCATGAACTCCAGTCGGCGTTTGGCTGGCGGTTGGGACGGATTACCCAGGCGGGCAAGCGTAGCGTTTACCCGCTTTCCCTGACCACAGCGGCAAAGGCATTTAGCCATCGAACCGTGTTGGTGGGCAATGCGGCCCAGACGCTGCACCCCATCGCGGGGCAGGGCTTTAACCTTGGTCTGCGTGACGTGATGAGCCTTGCCGAAACAGTGGTACAGGCGCATCAATCGGGTGAAGATCCGGGTGATTACAAAATTCTTTCAGCGTATCAGACGCGCCGCCAGCCTGACCGCGAGGCAACGGTGGGCATAACGGATAGTCTGGTGCACCTGTTTGCGAACCGCTGGGCGCCGCTGGTTGTTGGCCGGAATGTGGGGTTGATGGCGATGGAGTTAACCCCACCTGCGCGCGATGCGCTGGCTAAGCGAACGCTTGGCTGGGTCGCACGGTAA
- the pepP gene encoding Xaa-Pro aminopeptidase: MTPQEYQRRRQALLTQMQPGSAALIFAAPEVTRSADSEYPYRQNSDFWYFTGFNEPEAVLVLIKSNDTHNHSVLFNRVRDLTAEIWFGRRLGQDAAPEKLGVDRALAFSEINQQLFQLLNGLDVVYHAQGEYAYADEIVFTALEKLRKGSRQNLKSPSTMTDWRPMVHEMRLIKSPEEIAVMRRAGEITALAHTRAMEKCRPGMFEYQLEGEIHHEFNRHGARYPSYNTIVGSGENGCILHYTENECEMRDGDLVLIDAGCEYKGYAGDITRTFPVNGKFSPAQREIYDIVLESLDACLRLYRPGTSIQEVTGEVVRIMITGLVRLGILQGEVDQLIADNAHRPFFMHGLSHWLGLDVHDVGEYQQDRSRILEPGMVITAEPGLYIAPDADVPEAYRGIGIRIEDDLLITEDGNENLTAGVVKTANEIEALMAAARRS, encoded by the coding sequence ATGACACCGCAGGAATATCAACGTCGTCGCCAGGCACTGCTTACGCAAATGCAGCCTGGCAGCGCCGCGCTTATTTTCGCCGCGCCTGAAGTTACCCGCAGCGCGGATAGCGAATATCCCTATCGCCAGAACAGTGATTTCTGGTACTTCACCGGTTTTAACGAACCGGAAGCCGTGCTGGTGTTGATTAAAAGTAACGACACCCACAACCACAGTGTCTTATTCAACCGTGTTCGCGATTTGACTGCTGAGATCTGGTTTGGCCGTCGTCTTGGACAAGACGCCGCACCGGAAAAACTGGGCGTCGATCGTGCGCTGGCCTTCAGCGAAATCAATCAGCAGCTGTTCCAGTTACTTAACGGGCTTGATGTGGTGTACCACGCGCAAGGCGAATATGCCTATGCGGATGAAATTGTCTTTACCGCGCTGGAAAAACTGCGCAAAGGCTCACGTCAGAATCTGAAATCTCCTTCAACCATGACCGACTGGCGACCGATGGTCCATGAAATGCGTCTGATTAAGTCACCGGAGGAAATTGCGGTGATGCGACGCGCCGGAGAGATCACCGCGCTGGCGCATACCCGAGCCATGGAAAAATGCCGCCCTGGCATGTTTGAATACCAACTTGAAGGTGAAATTCATCACGAATTTAATCGTCACGGCGCGCGTTACCCGTCGTACAACACCATTGTGGGTAGCGGGGAAAACGGCTGCATTCTCCATTACACCGAAAATGAATGTGAGATGCGCGATGGCGATTTGGTACTCATCGATGCAGGTTGTGAATACAAAGGCTACGCGGGTGACATCACGCGTACATTCCCGGTGAATGGCAAATTCTCTCCGGCGCAGCGCGAAATTTATGACATCGTACTGGAATCGCTTGACGCCTGCTTGCGTCTGTATCGTCCTGGAACTTCCATCCAGGAAGTTACCGGTGAAGTGGTGCGAATTATGATCACCGGTCTGGTAAGACTGGGTATTTTGCAGGGTGAAGTTGATCAACTGATTGCGGATAACGCGCATCGTCCGTTCTTTATGCACGGCTTAAGCCATTGGCTGGGTCTGGATGTGCATGATGTCGGGGAATATCAACAGGATCGTTCGCGTATTCTTGAGCCGGGAATGGTTATTACGGCTGAGCCTGGCCTGTACATTGCGCCAGACGCCGACGTGCCGGAAGCGTATCGAGGGATCGGGATCCGTATCGAAGACGACCTCCTGATTACCGAAGACGGTAATGAGAACCTGACCGCTGGCGTCGTCAAAACGGCGAATGAAATTGAAGCATTAATGGCAGCGGCGCGACGGTCATGA
- the ygfB gene encoding UPF0149 family protein YgfB: MSIQNEMPGYNEMNQYLNQQGTGLTPAEMHGLISGMICGGNNDSSWQPLLHDLTNEGLAFGHELAQALRKMHSATSDALEDDGFLFQLYLPEGDDVSVFDRADALAGWVNHFLLGLGVSQPKLDKVTGETGEAIDDLRNIAQLGYDEDEDQEELEMSLEEIIEYVRVAALLCHDTFTHQQPTAPEVRKPTLH; this comes from the coding sequence ATGTCTATACAGAACGAAATGCCTGGTTACAACGAAATGAACCAGTATTTGAACCAACAAGGTACCGGGTTGACCCCGGCGGAAATGCACGGTTTGATCAGCGGGATGATTTGCGGTGGCAACAATGACAGCTCCTGGCAGCCGCTGCTTCATGACCTGACGAATGAAGGGCTGGCATTCGGCCACGAGCTGGCACAGGCGCTGCGTAAAATGCATTCTGCCACCAGCGACGCGCTGGAGGATGACGGTTTCCTTTTTCAGCTTTATCTGCCAGAAGGCGATGATGTCAGCGTCTTTGACCGCGCGGACGCGCTGGCGGGTTGGGTTAACCATTTCCTGCTGGGACTTGGCGTCTCCCAACCTAAGCTCGATAAAGTCACCGGTGAAACCGGCGAAGCTATCGACGATCTGCGTAACATCGCACAGCTTGGCTACGACGAAGATGAAGATCAGGAAGAGCTGGAGATGTCGCTCGAAGAAATCATCGAATATGTTCGCGTTGCTGCGCTATTGTGTCACGACACGTTTACTCATCAGCAGCCGACAGCGCCTGAAGTGCGTAAACCAACCCTACACTAA
- the zapA gene encoding cell division protein ZapA gives MSAQPVDIQIFGRSLRVNCPPEQKDALNQAADDLNQRLQDLKVRTRVTNTEQLVFIAALNISYELTQEKAKTREYAASMEQRIRMLQQTIEQALLDQGRITEKPHQNFE, from the coding sequence ATGTCTGCACAACCCGTCGATATCCAAATTTTTGGCCGTTCACTTCGCGTGAATTGCCCGCCTGAACAGAAGGATGCCCTGAATCAGGCTGCGGACGATCTGAATCAGCGGTTGCAAGATCTGAAAGTTCGCACTAGAGTCACAAATACTGAGCAGTTGGTATTCATTGCCGCATTGAACATCAGCTATGAATTAACTCAGGAAAAAGCGAAGACCCGCGAGTATGCGGCGAGCATGGAACAACGTATTCGGATGCTCCAACAGACCATTGAACAGGCGTTGCTTGATCAGGGTCGTATAACCGAAAAACCGCACCAAAATTTTGAATAA
- a CDS encoding 5-formyltetrahydrofolate cyclo-ligase — MTQLSELPLSRQDIRQMIRQRRRALMPSQQIEFGQHAATRMLAYPPVVMAHTVAAFLSFDGELDTQPLIEQLWRAGKRVYLPVLHPFSPGNLLFLHYHPRSELVLNRLKIQEPRLDVRDVLPLSELDVLITPLVAFDEYGQRLGMGGGFYDRTLQNWQQHGLTPVGYAHDCQRVEKLPVEEWDIPLPAVVTPSKVWEW; from the coding sequence ATGACTCAACTTTCTGAACTCCCTTTATCCCGACAAGACATTCGCCAGATGATCCGGCAACGTCGTCGTGCGCTCATGCCTTCTCAGCAAATCGAATTTGGTCAACATGCCGCAACACGCATGCTCGCTTATCCTCCCGTGGTAATGGCGCATACGGTCGCCGCGTTTCTGTCGTTTGATGGCGAGCTGGATACGCAACCGCTGATCGAGCAACTCTGGCGCGCAGGTAAGCGCGTGTATCTCCCGGTTTTGCATCCCTTCAGCCCCGGCAATTTACTATTTCTGCATTATCACCCTCGAAGCGAACTGGTACTCAACCGCCTGAAAATTCAGGAACCGAGGCTGGATGTGCGCGATGTGTTGCCGCTTTCAGAACTGGATGTGCTAATCACTCCGCTGGTAGCGTTCGATGAATACGGTCAGCGTTTAGGCATGGGCGGTGGATTTTACGATCGTACATTGCAGAACTGGCAGCAGCACGGCCTGACACCGGTGGGATATGCCCATGACTGTCAGCGCGTTGAGAAGCTGCCGGTAGAGGAATGGGATATTCCGCTGCCCGCAGTGGTCACGCCGTCAAAGGTGTGGGAGTGGTGA
- the serA gene encoding phosphoglycerate dehydrogenase produces MAKVSLEKDKIKFLLVEGVHQKALDSLRAAGYTNIEFHKGALDAEQLKESIRDAHFIGLRSRTHLTEEIINAAEKLVAVGCFCIGTNQVDLTAAAKRGIPVFNAPFSNTRSVAELVIGELLLLLRGIPEANAKAHRGVWNKLAAGSYEARGKKLGIIGYGHIGTQLGILAESLGMHVYFYDIENKLPLGNATQVQHLSDLLNMSDVVSLHVPENASTKNMMGAKEISLMKPGALLINAARGTVVDIPALCDALASKHLAGAAIDVFPTEPATNSDPFTSPLCEFDNVILTPHIGGSTQEAQENIGLEVAGKLVKYSDNGSTLSAVNFPEVSLPLHGGRRLMHIHENRPGVLTALNQIFAEQSVNIAAQYLQTSAQMGYVVIDIEADEDVAEKALQAMKAIPGTIRARLLY; encoded by the coding sequence ATGGCAAAGGTATCGCTGGAGAAAGACAAGATTAAATTTCTGCTGGTTGAAGGCGTGCATCAAAAGGCGCTGGATAGCCTTCGTGCAGCAGGTTATACCAACATCGAATTTCACAAAGGGGCACTGGACGCTGAACAGTTGAAAGAGTCTATCCGTGATGCCCACTTCATTGGCCTGCGATCCCGTACTCATCTGACTGAAGAGATCATCAACGCGGCAGAAAAACTGGTCGCGGTGGGTTGTTTCTGTATCGGCACCAATCAGGTCGATCTGACGGCGGCGGCAAAACGCGGTATTCCTGTCTTTAACGCCCCGTTCTCCAATACGCGCTCTGTAGCGGAACTGGTGATTGGCGAACTGCTGCTGTTGCTGCGCGGCATCCCTGAAGCGAACGCCAAAGCGCACCGTGGCGTGTGGAATAAACTGGCGGCGGGCTCGTATGAAGCGCGTGGCAAAAAACTGGGGATTATCGGTTACGGTCATATCGGTACTCAGCTGGGTATTCTGGCGGAATCCCTGGGGATGCACGTATATTTTTACGATATCGAAAACAAATTGCCGCTGGGGAACGCCACTCAGGTTCAGCATCTTTCTGACCTGCTCAACATGAGCGACGTGGTCAGCCTGCACGTTCCTGAAAATGCCTCGACGAAAAACATGATGGGCGCGAAAGAGATTTCCCTGATGAAACCGGGAGCGCTGCTGATCAACGCCGCTCGCGGCACGGTGGTTGATATTCCCGCGCTGTGTGATGCACTGGCGAGTAAACATTTAGCCGGTGCGGCGATTGACGTATTCCCGACCGAACCAGCCACCAACAGCGATCCGTTCACTTCGCCGCTGTGTGAGTTTGATAACGTGATCCTGACGCCGCATATCGGAGGGTCTACCCAAGAAGCGCAGGAAAACATCGGACTGGAAGTGGCAGGCAAACTGGTGAAGTATTCCGACAACGGTTCAACGCTGTCTGCGGTTAACTTCCCGGAAGTTTCACTGCCGCTGCACGGTGGTCGTCGTTTGATGCATATCCACGAAAACCGTCCGGGCGTTCTGACCGCGTTGAACCAGATTTTCGCTGAGCAGAGCGTCAACATTGCCGCACAGTACCTGCAAACGTCGGCACAGATGGGCTATGTGGTTATCGATATTGAAGCGGACGAAGATGTAGCAGAAAAAGCGCTACAGGCGATGAAGGCCATTCCGGGCACCATTCGCGCGCGTCTGCTGTACTAA
- the rpiA gene encoding ribose-5-phosphate isomerase RpiA, translating to MTQDELKKAVGWAALQYVQPGTIVGVGTGSTAAHFIDALGTMKGQIEGAVSSSDASTEKLKSLGIPVFDLNDVDSLGVYVDGADEINGHMQMIKGGGAALTREKIIASVAKKFICIADASKEVAILGNFPLPVEVIPMARSAVARQLVKLGGRPEYRQGVVTDNGNVILDVHGMEILDPIAMENAINAIPGVVTVGLFANRGADVALIGTADGVKTIVK from the coding sequence ATGACGCAGGATGAACTGAAAAAAGCAGTAGGATGGGCGGCACTTCAGTACGTACAACCCGGCACCATTGTCGGTGTGGGTACAGGTTCAACCGCCGCACACTTTATTGATGCGCTGGGCACCATGAAAGGCCAGATTGAAGGAGCCGTTTCCAGCTCAGATGCTTCCACCGAAAAACTTAAAAGCCTCGGCATTCCTGTGTTTGATCTTAACGACGTTGATAGCCTGGGCGTTTACGTGGACGGAGCCGATGAAATCAACGGCCACATGCAAATGATTAAAGGCGGCGGCGCGGCGTTGACCCGTGAAAAAATTATCGCCTCGGTGGCGAAGAAATTTATCTGTATCGCTGATGCCTCTAAGGAAGTGGCTATTCTCGGCAACTTCCCGCTACCGGTAGAAGTGATCCCAATGGCGCGGAGCGCGGTCGCTCGCCAGTTAGTGAAACTGGGCGGTCGTCCGGAATATCGTCAGGGCGTCGTGACCGACAACGGTAACGTGATCCTCGATGTTCACGGCATGGAAATCCTTGACCCTATCGCTATGGAAAATGCCATTAATGCCATTCCGGGCGTGGTCACTGTCGGTCTGTTTGCTAACCGCGGCGCAGATGTTGCGTTAATCGGCACCGCTGACGGCGTGAAAACGATCGTAAAATGA
- the argP gene encoding DNA-binding transcriptional regulator ArgP: MKRPDYRTLQALDAVIRERGFERAAQKLCITQSAVSQRIKQLENMFGQPLLVRTVPPRPTEQGQKLLALLRQVELLEEEWLGDEQTGSTPLLLSLAVNADSLATWLLPALAPVLADSPIRLNLQVEDETRTQERLRRGEVVGAVSIQHQALPSCLVDKLGALDYLFVGSKPFAERYFPNGVTRSALLKAPAVAFDHLDDMHQAFLQQNFDLPPGSVPCHIVNSSEAFVQLARQGTTCCMIPHLQIEKELASGELIDLTPGLFQRRMLYWHRFAPESRMMRNVTDALLAYGHKVLRQD, from the coding sequence ATGAAACGTCCGGACTACAGAACACTACAGGCACTGGATGCGGTCATACGTGAACGTGGGTTTGAGCGCGCAGCACAAAAGCTGTGCATTACCCAATCTGCGGTTTCACAACGCATTAAACAGCTTGAAAATATGTTCGGACAACCGTTGCTGGTGCGAACCGTTCCACCACGCCCTACCGAGCAGGGACAAAAGCTGCTGGCGCTGCTCCGTCAGGTAGAACTGCTGGAAGAGGAGTGGCTGGGCGATGAGCAAACCGGCTCCACGCCGCTGCTGCTGTCGCTGGCGGTCAACGCCGACAGTCTGGCAACCTGGCTGCTGCCCGCGCTCGCGCCGGTGCTGGCCGATTCCCCGATTCGTCTTAATTTACAGGTTGAAGATGAAACGCGCACCCAGGAACGCCTGCGTCGCGGTGAAGTGGTGGGCGCGGTGAGTATTCAACATCAGGCGTTGCCAAGCTGCCTGGTGGATAAGCTCGGCGCACTCGATTATCTGTTTGTCGGTTCGAAGCCCTTTGCCGAACGCTACTTCCCGAACGGCGTAACCCGTTCCGCGCTGCTGAAAGCGCCGGCGGTGGCGTTTGACCATCTGGATGATATGCACCAGGCCTTTCTGCAGCAGAACTTCGATCTGCCGCCGGGCAGCGTGCCGTGCCATATCGTTAACTCGTCGGAAGCCTTTGTGCAGTTGGCGAGACAAGGCACCACCTGCTGTATGATCCCGCATCTGCAAATCGAAAAAGAGCTGGCGAGCGGCGAACTCATCGACTTAACGCCAGGTCTTTTCCAGCGCCGGATGCTCTACTGGCACCGGTTTGCGCCGGAAAGCCGGATGATGCGCAACGTCACCGACGCACTGCTGGCCTACGGGCACAAGGTCCTGCGTCAGGACTGA
- the nadR gene encoding multifunctional transcriptional regulator/nicotinamide-nucleotide adenylyltransferase/ribosylnicotinamide kinase NadR yields the protein MSSFDYLKTAIKQKGCTLQQVADASGMTKGYLSQLLNAKIKSPSAQKLEALHRFLGLEFPRQQKNIGVVFGKFYPLHTGHIYLIQRACSQVDELHIIMGYDDTRDRALFEDSAMSQQPTVPDRLRWLLQTFKYQKNIRIHAFNEEGMEPYPHGWDVWSNGIKTFMEEKGIQPNWIYTSEEADAPQYLEHLGIETVLVDPKRTFMNISGAQIRENPFRYWEYIPTEVKPFFVRTVAVLGGESSGKSTLVNKLANIFNTTSAWEYGRDYVFSHLGGDEMALQYSDYDKIALGHAQYIDFAVKYANKVAFIDTDFVTTQAFCKKYEGREHPFVQALIDEYRFDLVILLENNTPWVADGMRSLGSSVDRKEFQTLLVEMLHENNIDFVHVEESDYDARFLRCVELVKAMMGDQS from the coding sequence GTGTCATCGTTTGACTATCTCAAAACCGCCATTAAGCAAAAAGGTTGCACGCTGCAACAGGTGGCGGACGCCAGCGGCATGACCAAGGGCTATCTCAGCCAGCTTCTCAACGCCAAAATTAAAAGCCCCAGCGCACAAAAACTGGAGGCGCTGCACCGTTTTCTCGGGCTTGAGTTCCCCCGTCAGCAGAAAAACATTGGCGTGGTGTTCGGTAAGTTCTATCCGCTACACACCGGGCATATCTATCTGATCCAGCGCGCCTGTAGCCAGGTAGACGAGCTGCATATCATTATGGGATATGACGATACCCGTGACCGCGCCCTGTTTGAAGACAGTGCGATGTCACAACAGCCGACGGTGCCGGACCGATTGCGCTGGCTGCTCCAGACGTTTAAGTACCAGAAAAATATCCGCATCCATGCCTTCAATGAAGAGGGAATGGAGCCGTATCCGCACGGCTGGGACGTCTGGAGTAATGGGATCAAAACCTTTATGGAGGAGAAGGGGATTCAGCCGAACTGGATCTACACCTCTGAAGAGGCGGATGCGCCGCAGTATCTTGAGCATTTGGGTATTGAGACAGTGCTCGTCGATCCTAAACGTACCTTTATGAACATCAGCGGTGCGCAGATCCGCGAAAATCCGTTCCGCTACTGGGAATATATCCCGACTGAAGTGAAACCGTTCTTCGTTCGTACCGTGGCGGTGTTAGGCGGCGAATCCAGCGGTAAGTCGACGCTGGTGAATAAGCTGGCAAATATCTTTAACACCACCAGTGCCTGGGAATACGGCCGCGATTATGTCTTTTCTCACCTGGGCGGTGACGAGATGGCGCTTCAGTATTCTGACTACGATAAAATCGCTCTTGGTCATGCGCAATACATTGATTTTGCAGTGAAGTACGCTAATAAAGTTGCCTTTATCGACACCGATTTTGTGACTACCCAGGCCTTCTGTAAAAAGTATGAAGGGCGTGAACACCCGTTCGTGCAGGCGCTGATTGACGAATACCGCTTTGACCTGGTGATCCTGCTGGAGAACAATACCCCGTGGGTGGCGGACGGCATGAGAAGCCTGGGCAGCTCCGTCGATCGCAAAGAGTTTCAGACGCTACTGGTGGAGATGCTGCACGAAAACAACATTGACTTCGTGCATGTCGAAGAGTCCGATTACGACGCTCGCTTTCTGCGCTGCGTCGAACTGGTAAAAGCGATGATGGGCGATCAGTCCTGA